The following is a genomic window from Malus sylvestris chromosome 7, drMalSylv7.2, whole genome shotgun sequence.
ATCCTATTGGGGGATATGGCtccgagattcggagagcggtgcctcttcgatttttgagcaagaaaTCTTGTTATGAGTGTTTTCTCTGATGTGAGTAAatgttgggcatttttgccagtctgccttaccacggagcacggaggttgacacacatagggactttccagttatcaagcagtggtgctgttcctttacccttgtgggtaatattagggtagctagaccttcaaatttttgtgtctaaactttgtcagagatatttggcaaagttatctgggGTACCCtaggagttgatgttgcgtgtggagattgtcaacaaattttactcaggaaaatccgtttcttgaaatccggagagtggtgcctcttcgatttttgaacaaacagcCCTGCTgctctttcttttataggggcaccaattgtgtgcaagaagtacgttcagagagttattacttgtaggaattttccccttatttttgtactttagatttttattggacctcatttctccttcatcatttctgaaaatgtatggcctatccaaccgtcgttttgacttgaactttggtgatgaGGCATTCATGCCTCCTCAAGataacatatggtgcccatctttcttatcccctactggttctcttactgttggggaccttgtgatgaagaatgatatgaccgctacggtggtggctaggaacattctcactctcatagataacatactacttttcaaacggtttgatgagttggctgttaggGATTCTCTGggtctcagtgttcagtgtgcatggtctgtgtttaatatggcccaacacctatttacTCGAACCCGCCAtgttgaatcattgacagctgaagtgataagtctcaaacaggagatcagagggctcaagcatgagaataaacagttgtacaGGCTCGcatatgactatgctacaaacatgaagatgaagcttgaccagctgcaggaatctgatggtccgattttacttgatcatcagaggtttgtgggtttgttctaaaagcatttattgccttcgtcttctggggctatacctcgtaatgaagctccaaatgatcaaccttcggtgcctcctccttctagggttctgccggtactgaggctctgaatgatcaccctctggtgcctcctctttctgggacTTTGCcgattgctgagacttctcctgagcaacctttgtgaaggctccatcttgtttgtttattttgattcatgtatatgtacatatttgtaacttatcggagatatcaataaataagctttgcttcatttgaattttttcttttgttgaagcttgtatgttgaagctttgtgagtgaagcatgtaggttgaggtgatgctcccttaatttcctgagtgaggaaaacttcttggttggaaacttgaaatatccaagtcactgagtagtcgtgaAACTTCCAAGTACCgagtagtagcatatggtaggagtccctcaagtctctGGTTGatggagttgacgaaggaggtgtcttgttagtagccaagtttccaaagtaacaaaacttcaccattttcctttctaagtggtagctcaAAGCTTCTCTTTTATGtacatttgttatgaaagttgttaggcctaaagaagGGGAGGCCTAggctctcattttttttttttcaaattttagattttttttttgaatttttgaattttcaaaatattttttttttcgaatttttgattttttttttttgatatatataagctttttaggtgaagcttttgtgttgaagctttgtaggtaaagctttggagttgaagcttttgtaggtgaagctttggtgttgaagattttgtaggtgaagctttggagttgaagctttgtaggtgaaacttttgtaggtgaagctttggagttgaagctttgtaggtgaagcttttgtgttgaagctttgtaggtaaagctttggagttgaagcttttgtaggtgaagctttagagttgaagcttttgtaggtgaagctttggagttgaagctttgtaggtgaagctttgaggttgaagctttgttgggtaccatgaattgattttgcttcacactatcttgattaaaaGTGTGTggagcttttgtggtgaagctttgtaggtgaagctttgaggttgaagctttgttaagtaccatgaattgattttgcttcacactatcttgatcaagagtgtgtgaagcttttgagaattgtagttgccctccatttgttgaagcttttgttggtgaagcttttgtggtgaagctttgtaggtgaagctttgaggttgaagctttgttgggtaccatgaattgattttgcttcacactatcttgatcaagagtgtgtgaagcttttgagaattgtagttgccctccatttgttgaagcttttgttggtgaagcttttgtggtgaagctttgtaggtgaagctttgaggttgaagctttgttgggtaccatgaattgattttgcttcacactatcttgatcaagaatgtgttaagcttttgagaattgtagttgccctccattgatgaagctttctggacacaataaattaattttgcttcacactatcttgatcaagagtgtgtgaagcttttgagaatttttagttgtcctccattgatgaagctttcttgacaccataaattgattttgcttcacactatcttgatcaagagtgtgtgaagcttttgagaatttgtagttgtcctccattgatgaagctttgttgaatttcccaatttccttttttttttttggaaaactagaaatttgaaaatgtgggagagataacatatacaaattttgcttccacactgttgagcaagagattgtgatgcaagccacaccttgtagtagtcaaaggtttggatgaaccatataaattgaatttgcttcgaacagtcttgatcaagagtatgtgaagctttgtacgagttgtagtgtttgcattgttacagaggagaaatgtctgaagtagatgcaagagggctgaagagcttgatcttcgtataccatgcactgaacccgttgttggcttgcaataagattttgttggtgactataactcttgttaggcataagtgctcccttagttgagttgtaaagcttgagggtttttgattatttgtgaatgctaggagttcacatgtacaagttataCCATTCGTCTtttggttggtggaatgaatggtgagttgctttcatcacttggttggtggtatgaaggtgagttccttcatcacctttcatcacatttcatcacctggttggtggcacgaagataaGTTCATTCgtcacatttcatcatctggttagtggcatgaagaaaagtacgggttgtacatttcatcacctggttggtggcatgaagatgagttccttcttcacatttcatcaactggttggtggcatgaaggagagtacgggttgtacatttcatcacctggttggtggcatgaagatgagttcctttatcacttagttggtgagaataagggcaaggtgccgagacacattgtagcaagtgtcgaatgacacaaagtatgttgaacccttttgaagcacaattggcttatgtatgaatgtgttggaatgtatgatgtttatgtatgaatgtgttggaatgtatgatgtttatgttgattgacatgagtgatgcttatgaatgttttacccatgaagggatccatgctttcgatatgtgaaccatgttggttgtaacacttagtatcacatactttgtgtcaaagtatgcatgttgaagctttgagttgGAGTATAGAGGTATGTCAGCATATACCAAGTATTCCAAtgctaggaatgcaaaagactcaaaagaagttgtctgaattccctcttctttaaatagttgccgaatggcttgtgtgacaaaagatttcaagcggttgagagtcaaaacatttgtaatgtgtatgccttcttataatagcatttccttcagtacttagtcctccactttgaaagagtgaggcttggccccaaaGTCATAATAGTTGACAGTACGTTCACCCTTGGTTGTCTTGATATGAACTTTTAtccttcttgttgtaatgggcttgctgagactaaaaatccttcctcttaccaagagacaaatacgtttggtgacttagtgagtagctaaatgaggcaggagatgatgcaatgggtgtctgaatggctaAGATCTCCTCaattggtagaacttgacttccacttcctatTTGTTGATAAGgattaaccatatgggggttccctcggtatgtccttgcttcggcgaaggcgtggttgtaaacctgtgccatcacctcagagtaagacTTTCAAATGTTGgtattgatcatgtacttgaagaaataaTCACGTAGGCTTGCCGTGATGGCTttaagggcggtcttgtcatctacctcagcgcagcgagaatactcatggctgaagcgaccatTATACTCTTataatgactcgtccggcttctagtgaatagtgtacaagtcatctgcagaatgtaaGCGATCattctggaagatgtgttgagagacaaacagtttccttagttccttaaatgagtctactgtctcggGTGAAAgatgacaataccagtttagagctttgccagagagggtggaaggaaatagaagacatcgctcttcatcggtgtgcatccgatatgccatggtggactcaaagaggttaaggtgttcaatcgggtcctcccttccagtataaagttgtaaactaagcttttgttttgtcttcgcttgaatggGGGTGTCGAAGATCCTCATTGTGAGAGTGttaggcctgggttggttccagtcaggtatctggGCCTGACGTTCGGCTTTCAACTTGTTTATTCCTCAAGGAGTTGGAGAACAATGGGGTATTGAGTgtagtcatgtaccactggaattttcttccaCAAATCTCCATGGCCTcttagaagtaggaaagtttgagcaagagcgtgtggtttttccttggactcgccatactgacttctagggcgagtctgtcgaaaTACCTCCGAGtgccctgtaccttcatgttcctctgggacctgtcgttccttccctagattggcaactGGCCTGGGTTGATGGAGGAGACCGAGTCTTTCAagaacccttgggtcattgatcttcgagcttatgtggaggggattctctcagcgttgctttaggaagtctcggcagtcacgataaatggctttcgattcttctaacccttctgcaaggaggtgtcttccttcaCTTCTCATATTtcaggtcgaagcagctgggttaagagaagtcttatattgatcaatgttttgatgattatctcgttcctcatcagggatacccatgtcgaaggaaggtgaccctccgtgttgggaaGCACCCatatgatggttgatgtccacaggggcaacaagctcgcgtgtttgagtacgcctagtttcgtggagcgtctcaaagagcttctcatattgctcatgcaggaccttattcttcattgctatctcgttgttctgagcttctagctcatcaactttagcttgaagagcaaccctttttccttcattctttcgttgcttcgcactaggtgcaagaggagtgtcattttgtgtgatgtggcttccttcgctccccatgttggagagggatgcctggtcaaaatagagtgtacgaatggtggaaaccagcttgacaaagctgaagagagtgggaataagtgtcgttcacacagacggcgccaaatgttgatgcacaaaatcagtgaggactttggcacaacagaaagtgtcaagtttgtgaccttcgctatattgctccggtcactagtgtggataagtatgtaaatggataaagacagagaagcaaacataagatgtacgtggttcacccagattggctatgtccatgaagtagaggagttctcattaattgtgaagggtttacacaagtacataggtttaagctctcctttagtgaataCTAGttaatgatttagtacaaatgacattagagattattgtgggagaatgatctcctgttatagaagagagtttctagctttgttctggccttgacacgtgtcatgctgtgattagcctttgatgttgacacatgtcgcccTGTGAGtggtctcctggttggagggaaactcttctgggtccttgacggtataacgttgaccggtgctccttgaccctatatgaatacaatgaatgaactcgattttcaatttcaaaatatttacacttgtggataccacaaaatcttatgttatacttaaataaagtacaaaaacCCTTTGCGCGACAGACAGACAGCGTCGCGCAAACTATCTTTGCATGACGCATTGGTTGGTGCGTCGCGCAAAAGGTCTTTGCTGATGACAGTACTTGCGTtgcggaaaaaaaaatttcgcgaCGCACGTTACTTTTTCTTCgtgcaaacccttttttttttgggacaagggtttagggttctacgaaactagtatcaacgatccaaccttcaaacttgtttgtatagacttgaagatcgcatatgccaaaaattgcaaaaaacaaacgttcagagatcaagtaatgagacaaaacttttcaacggttataaacgaaaaatcatgatttaatgatagttttaactccgattttgaagattttttatagctacactccttgaccctatatgaatacaatgaaagaactcgattttcaatttaaaatatttacactagtgggtaCCACAAaatatgttatacttaatgaaagtataaataaactctaagtgttagtgaatctattgttttgatgggatacacattctacgaaactagttttaacgatccaactgtcaaacttgtttatatatacttcgagatggCATACGCcaaaactggaaaaaaaaaaaaaaacccttcaagatcaagtaacgggacaaaacttttcgacggttataaacgaaaaatcacgatttgaTGGCTAATTTAACTTCGATTtcgatgatttttttacagctacactccttgacactatatgaatacaatgaaagaactaaattttcaatttaaaatatttacactagtggataccacaaaatcttattttatacttaaataTAAAAACTCTTTGCGCAACGGACATACCGTGTTGCGCAAACTATCTTTTTGTGATGCATTGGTTGGTGCATTGTGCAAAAGGTCTTTGTGCGATGGTGACACAATACTGCGTCGCGCAAGCTTTTGGCCCCAAACCAAGACTTTTATCGCTTTTTTCCCAACATTGCGTGACGAAGGTTCACGTTAGTCGTGCAAAACAGTTTTATGTGACAGCTgtttgcgtcgcgcaaagttccATTGCGTAAAATGTCCTTGCATGACGCTTGGTTGTTAACGTTGCGCAAAGTGTCATTTTGCAACATAATTTGCTCTGTAGCTCAAGTATATTTTTGTGCTAGTGACACCAGATTATGGGCATAAAAAATGATGATTTTACCCTTTGAGATATGTCATGTGCAAGTCATGTGACTTAAGTGAAGAGAAAATTGAATGGACAAACTTAAAATCTTATGGCAAGAATGAAATTGGCTATTTGAAATGAGTTTATAGACTTATTTTTTCGAAAAAGTAATTCAGGAACTTAGTTTTCACTGGAGTAATAATATAAGAAGAGTGCTGCTAAGCCTACCATGTTGTCTTATTTTCTCACTCGcttgaaaataataattttattgacAAATTTGTCATAGTGTAAAATGACCTCCAAAGACCTAGAGACCAACCAATCAAGTTTTGCCACATAATTATtgattatatattttaaagttttGAAACCTAAAACATCATAGTGAGAAGTTGGAGATTGCTTTCGCCTTAATGAACATTCCACTACAATGAAAAATCCTTGTCAGGATTTGTATTTTTATCAGTCAATGCAATAGGATTTGGTGATTTTGGTTTTCCCATCCTTGCATTTACTTGTTTCATATTCTTATTGGAGCATAAGTATGGCAACTGGATCAATTCATTAAGGTTGTTTCTatgttgaagaagaagaagtttgaaTTTGTCTAAGTGTTTTGTTCTTAGTTGTAGTTTATAGACTTGTAATAAATGGTCAAGATTATAACATCTTAATGGTGTATAACTTGACACGTGTCTAGTTTGTTAAGTGTTAAGTGAATGCATATGAGTTGCACGTGATTCATAGTCACGGTGCTCTGATGGGTTTGCAACGAGGCCATAATGCCTTGTTTGTAGCCAAGTTTTATGGATCAAAACCAATGAAGGTTCAAGGAGCTATGAACTCCATTTCTTTGTGAAATTCATCTCTGCAATATCTTCTTGAATATCAGTTTAATTCCTGATTGATTTGATAACAATTTCATCTTAAAATCTAGCTCAAAACTATCCTAaacactaacatggcctcagagcctagTTGGATTTAAATCTAGGAGTAAATCTGTCAGTGTTCACCTAGCTTTTCAATGAAGAACTTAGATGCACAAATATGCTTGAATCTAGCATTAATCTTCGAGCACCAGTCTTCATTGGTGTCAACTACGAATTTTGGTGCATCAGAATGAAGACTATCTTTAAGTCTCACAATCTATGGAGTTTTGTAGAAGATGGTTTTTGTTGTCGAAGGAAGGGAAGGAGACGGATGAGAAGCAACTTCTTGTAGCTCAAGATCTTATCTCCAGAGATGCAAAGGCTTTGGGATTGATCAAAGGCATTGTGAGTAATAAAATCTTCCCCTGAATCGCAAATCAGGAGATTGCAAAAGTTGCTTAAGATGTTCTTAAGCAAAAATTCAAGGGTGATGCTCAAGTCATGGCTGTGAAATTACAAGGTATCCATTGTGACTTTAAGTATGCTAGGATGAGAAATAATTAATCTCTCTCTGATTACTTGACAAGATTATTTTCTTTTGTGGATAAGATGACAATGTTTGGTGAAACTTTGCCAAACAAAAGACTAGTTGAGAAATTGTTAACTAGTCTAACTCCTGCATATGATAATATTGTTATTGAGGGGACCAAGAAATTAGATGAGATTGATCCAAATGAGATTGTTGCAACTTTAAAGGGGTTTAAACAAAGGTTGAAGAGGCATTCTGAAGAGAAAGTAAATGAAAAGGCATTTAGTAGCCTAAGTATTCAAAATAAGAGTGGATCACAGACAGACTGCTGGATATAAGGGTAAGAAGCCTTAGAAGTTTAGAGATAAGACGGGTGATACCAAGTTCAATGACAGACCTCAATATCTAACTAAACATTGGGTTAATAAGGAGAACCCAAGGAAGGCATGTAAGATTTGTGGTAATCTGCATTATGGTGAGTGCGGGTTCAAAGGAAACCTAAATGCCACAACTGTggcaaattcaatcattttgcTAGAGATTGCAGAAGTAAACTTGTTCAACAGGTTCAAGTTGCACAACAAATGGATGAGAAGACATCTATATTATTTGCCTGTAATTTTGCTGCAATAGTCAAGAGGGAGCATGTTTGGTATATTGACAGTGGATGCAGCAATCACATGACTTCACATGAGTCTACGTTGATTGACTTAGATAAGAATGTCTCAACAAGAATCAAAATGGGAAATGGACAGCTTGTTCAGGCAATTGCAAAAGAAACATTGGTGATTGAAACCAAGATAGGTGTTAGGTACATTAAAGAAGTAATGTTGGTGCCAGGATTAGATGAAAACCTTCTGAGTATAGGTCAAATGATGTAACATGGTTATTTTCTATTATTTGGTGATGATCAAGTTGCAATCTTTAAGGATAGAAACTTGGATCTATATTGTTACTATACAAATGACTGGGAATAAGCGTTTTCAATTACTCATGGAAGACATGAATGGTTCTGCATTGAAAGCCAGTGTTGAAGGTGATGCATGGGAATGGCACAAGAAGCTTGgtcatttaaattttaacagCTTGTAATTATTGTCTGATAAATAAATGGTGTTGGGTCTACCAAAGCTCAAGAAAGCATTTGGAGTTTGTGAAGGGTGTAATACTGGAAAGCAGCATATAGATGCTTCCAGTAAAGTGCTAACTTAGAGGGCAAGTAAGCCATTGGAGCTAGTTTACTCAGATGTGCGCAAACTAAAACAAGTCACAACATTTAGGGGAAACATGTATTTTTGACATTCATTGATGATACTACCAGGATGTGTTGGGTTTATCTTTTGAATCACAAATAAGAAGTGTTCAAagtgttcaagaaattcaaggcTATGTTTGAATCGCAAAGTAGCTACAAAATTCTAAAACTGAGAAGTGACAGAGGAGGAGAATACACTTCTCATGACTTTCTGCAATTCTGTGATGATTTGGGGCTTGAAAGGCAATTAACAGTGGCCTAttctccacaacaaaatggtgttccTGAGATGAAAAATAGGACCATTGCTGAAATGGCCAAAAGCATGCTTCATGACAAGCAACTACCCTATAAATATTGGGGAGAAACAGTTAACACTGATGTGTATCTTCTCAACAGGTGTCCAATTCAACATAAAACTCCACTTGAAGCATTTAGTGGGAGAAAACTAGGTATTCAACACTTAAAAGTGTTTGGTTGCATCTGTTATGGTCACATACTAGGACAATTGAGGCAGAAAGATTATGAATCTTCTATTAAAAGTATCTTTGTTGGCTATGGAAAAATGGATCAAGGTTATAGGATCTACAATCTGAAAGCAATAAAGGTCTTCATTTCAAGAAGTGTAATATTTGATGAAAAAGGGTACTTAGAATTGGAATGCTGAAACTACTGAGAAGTTAACATTTCCAATCAAATGTGCAAAGAACCTAAGATGGATCAAATGTCACAGAGAGAAGATGTTCAACTAGAAGGGAATGAAAGTCAAACTCAAGTGGTCTCTGATACTCAAACTGATGGTGGTAAGATAAGCTTAGTCAAAACCACACCAGTTAGAGAAAGATCATTGAGTGAGATATATGCTAGATGTAATGTTAGCATGATTGAACCTAAAAACTTTACTAATGTTGCCACTGATATAGTTTGGAAGAAAGCTATAGATGCTGAAATTGACATGATAGAGAAGAACAAGACATAGGCATTGGTTGACAGACCATCAGACAACTCTATTGTTAGAGTGAAGTGGATTTACAAGACTAAGCTGAATTTGGATGGGACAAATCAAAATCACAAAGTAAGACTTGTTGCCAAGGGCTATACATAGAAGCATGGCATATACTTTAATGAAACGTTTGCCCCTGACCCTTAGTGCCTTAGCAACTCAGAAGAAATGGAAACTATTTTAGCTGGATATGAAATCAACTTTCCTTAAAGGTGTATTGCAGGAAGAAGTTTACATTGATCAACCTGAGGGATTTGTAGTGCAAGGTGTAGAAGACAAGGTCTATAAACTTAAGAAGGCTTTGTATGGGATGAAGCAAGCTTCAACAACTTGGTATGAAGAAATTGACACTCATTTACACAAGTGCGGGTTTATTAGAAGTCCAAGTGAACCAACCTTGTACATCAAGTCAAAGGTTGAAAATGAAAGCAACACTGAATTGCTAAATGAGTTCAAACAAGATATGATGAGGATATAAGAAATGACAGACTTGGATCTTTTGTATAATTTTCTTGGAATGAGAACCATGTAATCTGAGAATGGAATCTTTGTTAACAAGAGAAAATATGCTGTCAATTTATTGCAAAAGTTTGGATTGAAGGTTCGAGGAGCTATAAACCCCATTTCTATGTGATTTTCATCTTTGCAATATCCTCTTGAATATTTGTTCAATTCCTTATTGATTTGATAACAATTTCATCTTGAAAACTAGCTCAAAACTATCCTAAATACTAACAATTCTTTGGTTGCCACCAAAATGGAGGAatgataactcatatatttcatgtatttataccatccatttatagtctctttgtgatgtttttgagttaaactaGTTACATTTTACCATATTTTGTGTTAGTGGACAGTTACATGTGCTTTAGAATCAATTTGAAGGGAAAAGAAGTCTAGTTGGTAAAATGACAATAAATAGTCAGATGGAGTGATTAGTAACGATTTTGCATTTGGATTGGATagcattgataggagcatatttatgcgaccgagttagcttgttctcatgcatttatgttgttatttcttagttaattatgtattttaagctattttcatgtgtttgtaggtccataggccttatgaagcaataagatgcattttggtgcattttggagcagttttgggcttggaatgaatagcacatgcatggagcaaggtggatggacgaaattgaagactaaagaggttaggaatgtgttaaagagaaagaagaattaatgtaaaaaggacaaagagctcagccacaaaggggtgtcactccaccattcacctttccatcattgccgtgcaccaccattgcactccctttggattcctatatcgtgcatcatcatccatgttccctccattgacttatttgttgcatcattccacctccttttcctttctttaccatgtgcacaatcattcatgttccctagctgcaacaccattCCATTTTACCcctatgctttgcatcatcacttcactttcacctttgaatcatttcaaacaccactcattgcactcaattactACActatt
Proteins encoded in this region:
- the LOC126630153 gene encoding uncharacterized protein LOC126630153, encoding MTMFGETLPNKRLVEKLLTSLTPAYDNIVIEGTKKLDEIDPNEIVATLKGFKQRLKRHSEEKVQVAQQMDEKTSILFACNFAAIVKREHVWYIDSGCSNHMTSHESTLIDLDKNVSTRIKMGNGQLVQAIAKETLVIETKIGVRIETWIYIVTIQMTGNKRFQLLMEDMNGSALKASVEGDAWEWHKKLGHLNFNSL